In Maritimibacter sp. DP1N21-5, a genomic segment contains:
- the grxC gene encoding glutaredoxin 3, producing MKPVTIYTTQLCGFCHAAKRLLSKKGIAFEEIDVAHDPAKRQEMMRRSGRHTVPQIWIGEHHVGGCDDLFELDRNGKLDPMLAA from the coding sequence ATGAAGCCTGTCACTATCTACACCACCCAGCTTTGCGGCTTCTGCCACGCCGCGAAACGCCTTCTATCGAAGAAAGGCATCGCCTTCGAGGAAATCGACGTTGCCCATGACCCCGCAAAGCGTCAGGAAATGATGCGAAGAAGCGGACGCCACACCGTTCCCCAGATCTGGATCGGCGAGCACCATGTCGGCGGGTGCGACGATCTTTTCGAACTCGACCGGAACGGCAAGCTCGATCCGATGCTCGCGGCCTGA
- a CDS encoding methyltransferase domain-containing protein has product MTRLTDPDRLDRIRARATAEGMFLQEAAALEVEDRLNEVNRTFTSPAVVTGFPEVWSRVFPDARIVPDTDTLDLTPGAHDLVIHGLTLHWANDPVGQIIQCHRALKPDGFFLGVMFGGQTLAELRAVMAEVEVARTGGLSPRVLPMGEIRDLGALLQRAGFALPAADSAPRTVTYRDAFALLHDLRAMGEGNAMTNRAGFTPRTYFAEVAARYADSFPAEQSRIAATFEMIFLAGWAPHASQQKPLRPGSAAARLAEALGTDETKLPREP; this is encoded by the coding sequence ATGACGCGCCTGACCGATCCCGACCGCCTTGACCGCATTCGCGCCCGCGCCACCGCGGAGGGCATGTTCCTGCAAGAGGCCGCGGCTCTCGAAGTCGAGGATCGCCTGAACGAGGTTAACAGGACGTTTACGTCTCCAGCCGTCGTGACCGGATTCCCCGAGGTTTGGTCGCGGGTCTTTCCCGACGCAAGGATCGTGCCGGATACCGACACGCTCGATCTCACCCCCGGCGCGCATGACCTCGTCATACACGGGCTCACGCTTCATTGGGCGAACGATCCCGTGGGTCAGATCATTCAGTGCCACCGCGCTCTGAAGCCGGACGGGTTCTTCCTGGGCGTCATGTTCGGAGGCCAGACCCTTGCCGAACTTCGCGCGGTCATGGCCGAAGTCGAGGTCGCGCGCACCGGCGGGCTGTCACCCCGCGTGCTCCCGATGGGTGAAATCCGGGATCTGGGCGCGCTCCTTCAGCGGGCAGGCTTCGCGCTCCCCGCCGCGGACTCCGCACCTCGCACCGTGACCTACCGTGACGCCTTCGCACTCCTCCACGATCTGCGGGCCATGGGCGAGGGGAACGCCATGACGAACCGCGCCGGTTTCACGCCCCGCACCTACTTCGCCGAGGTTGCCGCCCGCTATGCTGACAGTTTTCCGGCGGAACAGAGTCGCATCGCGGCCACTTTCGAGATGATCTTCCTCGCCGGATGGGCGCCCCACGCAAGCCAGCAGAAACCGCTTCGCCCCGGATCCGCCGCGGCGCGCCTGGCCGAGGCGCTGGGCACCGATGAAACCAAACTGCCGCGAGAGCCGTAA
- the hemH gene encoding ferrochelatase, translating into MLKPENHPAIPAPKVGVLFANLGTPDNYDYWSMRRYLSEFLSDPRVIDLPKWKWQPILQGIILSFRPFTSGKNYKSIWNHEAGESPLMTITKAQTTAMAESLQGLFGDQVMVDFCMRYGNPSTASKVRAMVEAGCQKILFFPLYPQYSATTTATANDKFFTALAGERWQPSVRTVPAYFDREDYIEALAQSVLRIFPTEADAPERLICSYHGMPMRYLTAGDPYHCQCHKTTRLLAERLGWTPGRIVTTFQSIFGRDEWLKPYTVVEVARLAKEEGIRRIAVMAPAFSADCIETLEEVDGEIREAFEHAGGTSFTYIPCLNDDAEHIAALTNVVAENLRGWID; encoded by the coding sequence ATGCTGAAGCCAGAAAACCACCCCGCCATTCCCGCGCCCAAAGTCGGCGTGCTCTTCGCCAATCTCGGGACGCCGGATAACTACGACTACTGGTCGATGCGCCGTTACCTGAGCGAGTTTCTCTCCGACCCGCGGGTCATCGACCTGCCGAAATGGAAATGGCAGCCAATCCTTCAGGGGATCATCCTGTCGTTCCGACCCTTCACGTCCGGCAAGAACTACAAGTCGATCTGGAACCACGAGGCCGGGGAAAGCCCGCTCATGACGATCACCAAAGCGCAGACGACCGCGATGGCCGAGAGCCTGCAGGGCCTGTTCGGGGATCAGGTGATGGTCGATTTCTGTATGCGCTACGGCAACCCCTCGACCGCGTCCAAGGTCCGGGCGATGGTCGAGGCCGGATGCCAGAAGATCCTCTTCTTCCCGCTCTACCCGCAATATTCCGCGACCACGACCGCCACCGCGAACGACAAGTTCTTCACAGCCCTCGCAGGCGAACGCTGGCAACCCTCGGTGCGCACGGTGCCCGCCTATTTCGACCGGGAGGATTATATCGAGGCGCTCGCGCAATCGGTCCTGCGCATCTTCCCGACCGAGGCCGACGCGCCCGAGCGCCTGATCTGCTCCTATCACGGGATGCCCATGCGCTACCTCACCGCCGGCGACCCCTACCATTGCCAGTGTCACAAGACGACGCGGCTCCTGGCCGAGCGGCTGGGATGGACGCCGGGGCGGATCGTGACAACGTTCCAGTCGATCTTTGGCCGCGACGAATGGCTCAAGCCCTACACCGTGGTCGAGGTCGCCCGGCTGGCCAAGGAAGAGGGTATTCGCCGCATCGCCGTGATGGCGCCCGCCTTTTCCGCCGACTGCATCGAAACGCTGGAGGAGGTGGACGGGGAAATCCGCGAAGCCTTCGAACACGCGGGGGGCACGAGCTTTACCTATATTCCCTGCCTCAACGACGACGCGGAGCATATCGCGGCGCTGACGAATGTGGTGGCCGAGAACCTGCGCGGGTGGATCGACTAG
- a CDS encoding ribonuclease D, producing MANHFYKHDLPDGLSLGPVVAIDCETMGLNPHRDRLCVVQMSGGDGHAHVVQIEKGQTEAPNIAKMLADPDTLKLFHYGRFDIAALLNAFGVLAAPVYCTKIGSKLVRTYTDRHGLKNLCEELLRIDISKMQQQSDWGAAELTEAQLDYAASDVLYLHRLREKLDARLAREGRSEVAQACFDFLPTRARLDLAGWPEIDIFAH from the coding sequence ATGGCGAACCATTTCTACAAGCATGACCTTCCCGACGGACTGTCGCTTGGGCCGGTCGTGGCCATCGACTGCGAAACCATGGGCCTCAACCCGCACCGCGACCGGCTTTGCGTCGTCCAGATGTCGGGTGGCGACGGTCACGCCCATGTCGTCCAGATCGAAAAGGGCCAGACCGAGGCGCCCAACATCGCGAAGATGCTCGCGGACCCCGACACGCTGAAGCTTTTCCATTACGGTCGCTTCGATATCGCGGCGCTGCTCAATGCCTTCGGCGTGCTGGCCGCACCCGTCTACTGCACCAAGATCGGCTCGAAATTGGTGCGCACCTATACCGACCGGCACGGGTTGAAGAACCTTTGCGAGGAGCTTCTGCGAATCGACATTTCCAAGATGCAACAGCAATCCGACTGGGGTGCCGCGGAACTCACCGAGGCCCAGCTCGATTACGCTGCGTCAGATGTGCTTTACCTGCACCGGCTTCGCGAGAAGCTGGATGCGCGGCTCGCACGCGAAGGCCGCAGCGAGGTGGCGCAGGCCTGCTTCGACTTCCTTCCGACACGGGCCAGGCTCGATCTGGCCGGATGGCCGGAGATCGACATTTTCGCTCATTAG
- a CDS encoding MarR family winged helix-turn-helix transcriptional regulator — translation MTDSTNDSLSVALFSEMFMADQLARTALSKALPKGMELSHFSVLNHLARAGEAKSPAQLARSFHVTRGAMTNTLNKLEWAGHIHIHPDWDDARRKQVTISPAGRKARDAALAVITPIIGDVVRSIGQEKVRAVLPVLREMRTKFDALE, via the coding sequence ATGACCGATTCAACCAACGACTCGCTCTCGGTCGCCCTGTTCAGCGAAATGTTCATGGCAGACCAGCTGGCGCGCACCGCCCTGTCCAAGGCGCTGCCCAAAGGCATGGAGCTGTCGCATTTCTCGGTCCTGAATCACCTCGCGCGGGCTGGCGAGGCAAAAAGCCCGGCCCAGCTTGCCCGCTCGTTCCATGTGACCCGCGGCGCGATGACCAATACCTTGAACAAGCTCGAATGGGCCGGTCATATCCATATCCACCCCGACTGGGACGACGCGCGGCGCAAACAGGTCACGATTTCGCCCGCCGGACGCAAGGCGCGGGACGCCGCGCTTGCCGTGATCACCCCGATCATCGGCGATGTGGTCCGGTCCATCGGACAAGAAAAGGTGCGGGCCGTCCTGCCGGTACTGCGCGAGATGCGCACGAAATTCGATGCTCTGGAATAG
- a CDS encoding carbon-nitrogen hydrolase family protein: protein MKAALVQLCSGEDPAQNLVITRRFVQDAADAGADLILTPEVTNCVSTSRTRQNEVLRREEDDETLAALRADAARLGKWLLIGSLALKTDDPDGRFANRSILIDPQGRIVARYDKIHMFDVDVSETESYRESAGYRPGTRAVLARTALGAMGMTVCYDLRFPRLFRALAQSGAQVITVPSAFSTGTGPAHWEVLLRARAIETGCFILAPAQTGQNTAKRATHGHSLVVAPWGEVLLDAGTETGVSMVELDLSEVDRSRRRIPSLSHDRDFEGPV from the coding sequence ATGAAGGCGGCGCTCGTTCAACTCTGCTCGGGCGAGGACCCCGCACAGAACCTCGTCATCACGCGTCGGTTCGTGCAGGACGCAGCAGACGCCGGGGCAGATCTGATCCTGACGCCGGAGGTCACAAATTGCGTCTCGACCAGCCGGACGCGACAGAACGAGGTTCTGCGCCGGGAGGAAGACGACGAGACGCTTGCGGCCCTGCGAGCTGATGCGGCCCGGCTGGGAAAATGGCTCCTGATCGGCTCGCTCGCGCTCAAGACCGACGATCCTGACGGTCGCTTCGCGAACCGATCCATCCTGATCGATCCGCAGGGGCGGATCGTGGCCCGCTACGACAAGATCCACATGTTCGATGTCGATGTCTCCGAAACGGAAAGCTATCGCGAGAGTGCCGGCTACCGTCCCGGGACCCGCGCCGTTCTGGCGCGCACAGCCTTGGGCGCGATGGGGATGACGGTGTGTTATGACCTTCGCTTTCCCCGCCTCTTCCGGGCTTTGGCACAATCGGGGGCGCAGGTCATCACCGTTCCCTCGGCCTTTTCGACCGGAACCGGACCCGCCCACTGGGAGGTTCTGCTCCGCGCCCGCGCCATTGAAACCGGGTGTTTCATCCTCGCTCCGGCGCAGACGGGCCAGAACACGGCGAAACGCGCGACCCATGGCCACTCTCTCGTCGTTGCGCCTTGGGGCGAGGTGCTTCTGGATGCGGGCACCGAGACGGGTGTCAGCATGGTTGAACTCGACCTGTCCGAGGTAGATAGATCACGCAGACGCATTCCCAGCCTGTCGCACGACCGAGACTTCGAAGGACCCGTATGA
- a CDS encoding ComF family protein, which translates to MQSLAGRVAGWLIDAVYPAQCASCGEPVNDDGGLCAACWRETHFVTGHACDLCGAPLVGEGDGQTDCCDDCLTIARPWDHGRTALLYKGNGRRLVLSLKHADRPDIAIPAARWIARAAAPVLTDEMIIVPVPAHWRRLLKRRYNQAAELARAMGRSSGLKVETRALVRVKGGDTQEGKSFDQRFAYLEGAIRPHPKFGSALSSRDVLLVDDVMTSGATLAAATEAARLAGAKQVCIATLARVVRDA; encoded by the coding sequence ATGCAATCGCTTGCGGGCCGTGTGGCAGGGTGGTTGATCGACGCGGTTTACCCGGCGCAATGTGCGAGCTGCGGGGAACCCGTGAACGATGACGGCGGGCTTTGCGCGGCCTGCTGGCGCGAGACTCATTTCGTCACGGGCCACGCCTGCGACCTGTGCGGCGCGCCCCTTGTGGGTGAAGGCGACGGCCAGACCGATTGTTGCGACGATTGCCTCACCATCGCGCGGCCTTGGGACCATGGACGAACGGCCCTTCTCTACAAGGGAAACGGGCGCAGGCTCGTCTTGTCCCTCAAGCACGCGGATCGGCCCGACATCGCGATCCCGGCGGCGCGCTGGATCGCCCGTGCCGCCGCTCCGGTCCTGACCGACGAGATGATCATCGTGCCGGTCCCGGCCCATTGGCGGCGCCTGTTGAAACGCCGCTACAACCAGGCCGCGGAACTGGCACGGGCGATGGGCCGGTCGTCCGGCCTGAAGGTCGAGACGCGGGCGCTTGTGCGCGTCAAGGGCGGCGACACGCAGGAAGGCAAGAGCTTCGATCAGCGCTTCGCCTATCTCGAGGGCGCGATCCGACCGCATCCGAAGTTCGGGTCTGCCCTCTCCTCGCGCGACGTGCTCCTTGTGGACGATGTGATGACATCGGGCGCCACGCTGGCCGCAGCGACGGAAGCGGCGCGTTTGGCAGGCGCCAAACAGGTTTGCATCGCCACATTGGCACGGGTGGTCCGGGATGCTTAA